The region CGAATTGTGTTAGCCTCCAAACACATGTGCAAAGCCTCTGTCAAATTAACCGCTAGTGGGACCGACCTGTCTTGTTGGTTTCTGGTCCACGTCATTGAGTGTCCATACCCACGATTTCCATAAGGCTGAGCACGATTGCGAAAGTTGGAGCGGTTATCGTAACGACTTGAATTGTTGTAACCTCTTTCGCCCTTGGAAACCGCTCCACCCGAACGCTGATCGTTAACCGTCGCCTTCTTCGAATCTCCTTGCTGTTGTTGGCCAATAACCGCCGCATTTTTGCGGTTTTTCTTTATGCGATCACTTTGCTCCTCGCGAATGAAGCCCTGCACCCTGTTACACAATTCAACCATTGTTTCCACGGGCTTACGACTTAAATTACTGTTCAAACTGCTTGGTTGGAGCCCTAACTCAAAAGCTGCTATGCAAATCTCTGGCATCTTGTCCTCCAAATGAACTGAgagttgattgaaacgccccataaaCGATTGAAGGCTTTCATTAGGCCTTTGTTGAATGTTGAATAAAGCTGCTGGAGTCACCTTCTGGACGCGATAGTTGAGAACTGAGACAAATATTTGGCGGACAAATCCATAAATCCAGCAATTGAGCGAGGCGGCAAAGTGGTAAACCAAGTCATCGCTGATTTCTTGAAAGTTGAAGGAAGCATTTTGCATTTCAACGCATCTGAAGCGCCTACGATAACCATTTTGGTATTAAAGTACACCAAATGCTCTTTTGGATCAGAATCTCCAAAATACGAATCAAGAACAAGTGTCTTCAAATTATCTGGGACGGTACTGTTTGCAATTTCATCtgtgaaaggttgaaagtccacaACTGTTTCggccattcttcgatcgccctccTGCAAGCCCCTAACTTGGTTAAGTTCAGCAAGTTGAGTTTGcagttgttgattatgttggCGGAGAtcattgagatcgtccatgatccgTTGAAGAACGTCGGGAGGAACATTATCCTGATGGATTTggttcctctctccgttcgccccggatcgagttACCATTTCTGTGAGAAATGAAGCCTAGGAAAGATTCcgtcggccccacggtgggcgccaatgttccggtctaGAACACAGAGAGTCGGGCTAAGCAAATCAGAGAGCGAAAGTAAAATGAGACAAgtaaaatgagtgaaaatgcgttggatcccccaccgcttgggcggtGTCCTTTATATATATGATTGTGTTTTGACCCGTTTGGGTCATGGATCGCCAGGCCCAATGTTTACAGAAATGCCTAAGCCCGCTAAGTTACAAAGCCGGTAAGCCCATACCAGTCCACAAACCATGGCCTCCCCCACCACAGGCATCAGGATAAAGCAGTTCTCTTTCCCGCTCTCTTGCACGTGCCCCATCAAATACCTGGTATGAGAAAAAGATAAGCTACCAAACAGGGAAAAGGATTGCATCATGAGAAACCAATACAAATATGTCGCACTTACAATTTGCAGTCCTTTCAGAGACTTTGAGTACAAGTAGCAATCCATAAGTGTTAGCAAACCCTCACGCGTTGTGGTCAAACCTCCCCAAGGATGGAACGATGGATCTTGAGTTTCATCCTGGACCCCATTCAAAGTGGATGATTTAAtgctattttgatttttgaaaccACCAGGTCTGCTTCAAGGAACGTGAACACCTGCTCCCTCTTGCTCCAAAGATTTCCCATACAAAACAATCTGCATAAAGCCTTCAAGAAGAAGCCCATTGCACCTGGAGCAGTACATATTTTTTCGCACTTGCTCAAAGAGCGCTTGTTTGTCTATCCTCAAGAGTTCTTGCCGAGCTTGTGGTGATAGCCCACTCCAGAACTGTATCACAAGAAAGCAACGAATGCAATGCGAGACATATTAACCAAATTCAGAATTTCAAATTGCGGTCTGCAACCGCAATTGCAGCCACAATGTAAAGGGTTTTCTTCTCCCCGCATCGGCCTCGGGGCCGCAATTGCAGCTGCATCAACCCACATTTGTCCGCAATTCGGCAACCCAACCGCAAATTTAAAACCTCGAgcacattatttaaaaaattgttagttgcttataataattaataagccATTGCCTAAACTCAACCTCGAGCAAGGCAATGCGTGTAAAAAAAAGGGTGGAATATAACTGAATGGGCAATCGAAATATTCGAAATTCATATGTAGCATCACTTCATTTATATATACCTTTACAAGGTATTGATGTGAACATAAGGAGTAAACTGAATTTCAATTTGTCAAAACACAAAAGTAATAAAATTGCATGTAACAACAATCAAACATCCTAAAACCCACGACCCAAGGCAATTCATGAATGAATTTCTTAAGCTGCAAGATCCAATACATAGTTAAACAACACATCATGAACAAACACAACAACAAATACAAAAACAACAGTGATCTAGCACAATTCCAATCCAATAACAAAGAAatgaatctggaaaacatataaTTGGATGCAGTACCTTCTGGAGCTGATTGTGGCTAATGTCGCCAAGGTTCTTAGACCAGAATCCATTGGCGGAGAGAGCAGGTTTTGATTGCTCATCACTGAATTGATCATTCCCGGTTGTTAATCCTGGCATCTTCCTTCAAACTCAAGAAGATTGACCAGAGAATGCTTCCATGGATCCAATTTGATTGAATTTCGTGGATATGAATCGGAATCTAACGTATTGAAAATCAGTGAAGAtcgaagaaggaaaaaagaatTAGGATGTGGCTGATGACAATGAAGATGAGATTTGGTGTCATGTGAGACTGTGTGTTTGTGTCGTGTTTGTGATTTATATATCTATAATATAGAGATGGAGATACTATGACATTAGTCATGGTAATAATGGTTATGGTTTTCGCTTGGATAGTTAAAAACATAGAGTCAAATCTTTTCTTCCCTCCCCATAGTAGTTTTTTTTACAAGACTCGTATATCTGTTTATAGAAGATAATCATGCTAAAGCAAATAGTATCACTCAAAGTATatttggtatgttgtatagtataaagcTTGCATCACCGAGAGTTCCATTGGacatggtagtggtggtggtagggGTAGAGGGTGGTAGTTGTGgcagtagtggtggtggcggcaatggcaatggtggtggtgagtggtggtgattgagaggtggtggtggaggtgattGTGAGGGAGGTGGTGGCGGTACTTATAGTGGCGATGACAGTAATGATGGTGGTGATGGCAGTGTTATAGGGTATTGGTGGCTTattatgggttgggttgggttttgGTGGTCAGAAGAGTTTCATGGGTTTGGGATCAATGAAAATGAAGTCAAGCTTGGATGATGAATCTTTCATTTGTGATCAGATTTTAACATTTATTCTTATTGGAGGTGTATAGCCAAAACATTGAGCCGAAGGACAACTAATAAAGATTTAGAGGAAGGAGATAAAGATTaagggtttttattttttattattttctcaattaaaatatttttaaaagatGACATGTAAGTTTaaaacgttagttttttttACAGAAAAAGGGGTGAGGGGAAGAATGTTGACGGAGGATAATGTTTGAGAATGAGAGtactattaaaataatttagggACTCCATTTGTAAAATAGGAATTtgtggggaccaaaagtgctttgaAGCCTTTGCATTATTTCTAACAGGAACCAAGAGAATCAGAGTGAATAGAACACCTTTTGTATTTCAAGAGTATATGTCTATCCCTTACACTTCCTAATGATTTCCTGACTATTCTCCTGCTATATTCTCTCATTTATATCTCAAGGTAGTTTCTATCCAAATAAATACTTTCCTAATTGATTATAACAATTAAGATACAATTCGATTACAAATAACCAACTAGCTTTGGCTGACTGAGTCTGAGCGTGCAGTTATTATCCTATAGTTTTCTCTTACATTTTCTTACATAGACCCTCTTTTTAGGGTGGTCGATTCATATCAGTGTTGCTCTGAGGAATATAGCTGGAATTGAAAGTCACCAATGCTAAGTTTCATTCCTACATTCAAAAGcacataattattttaataaaaataaaaggaaagaaagctcaagGCCAGCTTGAATGTAGTTCTCAAGTAGATTTTGTGATGAATTGAAGGACAAACCATGAAGACAACTAAAAGCTTCATTCTCTGTAGAGACCAAAATCTTAAACTGATGTAGTTTATGGCTCTGTACAACGGCTGTAAAACTCctaaaatattcacgtttttttttcattcgTCTTTCCAAATATGACCAGTGATCTTGAACTTCAATTGTTGCTTGTCCCCACTAGAAAAATAAAGAGCTAAGTGCCTCGGAATGATGAGTCCATCTTGACAATCACGAACCTTTCTATGACTATTGCGAATGCTCCTTGGAATTCCTTGCCATATAAGTTTACGGCTATTTGCACCAACTTCCAAAGTGAACCTAAATTTACTTGCCTCATTGTCTTCACCCAAAAATCGTAAAAAGGCTATATAAACTGGAGCTTTTCCTAGCAAAAATGCCTCAAAGTGCAAGCAGAAATACCTTTCAAAACAATTAAAAACCTGTATAGAAGAGACTCCAAAATGTAAGAGGAGGACTTTTTTATTAGAATGACAACATGAATTGGACTAGAGAAATGTTAATATGCAAATATAGGTCAGAAAAATGTTACTCTCTGCAATGCAATGAAACCATTTTGACTGAATTATTCAGTAAATTTCAAAAGATAATTCAAAATTTAGCATATCAGAATATATGACTACACCATTTTACTTATGCAATCAGTAGCTTCCAATACACCCAACACTGTAAACCTAAGAGCAATAgtctaaaaaaattcaaatagaaTAACTTACAGTTAGCATCCATATGGCGTTTTCAACTTCATGTGGATTTGATTTGACATATCGATGGTTAAAGGTGCATCCATCATGCACGTCAACCTTGTGATCAATCTTGAGATGGACCAAGAGAGTTGGAATGTCACCCATGACAGAGCACTCTGATCCAGCATAGGGACACTTGTACGGACGAAACCGACAATTTTGCTCATGCTTAAGCATAGTGTAGTATGGGAATACATCATGACAACCTAGACTCTGATTTCTGCAAGGAAGCTCCAACGATTCAGCTACTTTCTCTAGAGCCAAACACCTTATATTCCCAAGATCACAGAAGCATGTTGGGCAACAGTTATGCATAGAAATCTTACAATTTGAACATAATGTATGGCCATTAGGGCACTGAAACACACAAATCAGAATTAAAGTTTAGGAGGATATTAGAATGGAACATCTAATTGAAATAATATagattcaattttaaaattaattgaaaaGAACCGTATGAATTGTTATCAACTAATCAAAACGGTATTCATACAGTATCACCCCATCCAtctctttcaagtttcaatcaAGATCAATCACTAAGCTAATTACATATAGTTCAACGATTTATCAAGGTACTTAATGGAAGTCTAATATGCATTAGCATGAAACTGAATGGTGCAAACTTCACAGTGGATGAATAAGTAAACAAAGAAATATATGTAAAAGCAATCACCCTATGAAGACTATGGACATAATGCACCCGTTCTATGCCCATATCCAATTTATGTTGGCATCATGAAGTaaaaaaaatgagttttttGAACATGCACAGACGAGAAACACATAAGGAAGGAAGAAAAGCAGAtttcaaattaaaatgaaattttgAGTATTGCACCTGATGAATTGGTGGATACATCAAATTTGTGCAAACAGGGCACTTAAGTAAGTCATAGACATCATTCTTCGAATTAATGCCAATCTTTCCATCCAACGCAACCCTAGATTTTGTGACTGTACTATTAATGTTGGCCTCCATTTTAGACATAGTGGTCTAATAATCTGAAAATATCAGGTGAGACTCAAGGACTTCTTTGAAAGAACTGCCTCCTGGAGCCATTGAAAATTCAGATCTACAATATTTCTTTCTCAGTTACTATGACTCATAAATGTGAGTTGAGACCTTTTACAAGAACTGTACATCTGTTAAATAGTAAAGAGTAATAAAGTCAGTCAATGCATATAACTCAAATAGTATATGCCTCTATAGTCATATTTTGGTAATCTATATACCATAAAAGATAGATAAAATAAGAACATACGCAAGAAGAAACAAGATATTTATTTAGTCATAAGAATAACCGCATAGCTTCTTTGGATAATTTACAGGTGGTGTGACACAGCCAAATGCATTCACATGCACCAGTAAGTAGGCAAACTTCAAATTTGACAGCTTAAAGTGTCTCTATTTTACATTAACCATATGCAAATATAAACTATTTGTAACATTAGTCTATCAATTCATAACTTCAAGAAATGAAAATATTCATGAGACCAACAACATTCAACGTAGTTGTCCAAAATGTAATTTGTAAACATAACCTCTCACTAAAAAGAAAGGGATAAATTGTTCATAAAAATTCATATATCATATTATTTTGGCTTAGTTGTGGTCTTAGTCATTCTATTATAGCTAATGTGTGTTTTCAGGGTTCCTCAATACATTTTAGAGAAAATTTAGTCCGCTcaaattttttaattgataaaaTTAAGTACCTTCCTCATTTTACTCTACTTAAACACTAGATTCTCATTTTCTATGAGAATTATTCACAAAAAATTACCAGAGTGAACAACAATCAAATCTTTTCCACAAACAATATCTTCCTGCTTCCTTTCACTGTACATCGTATATAATAGGAAATCAAGGAAAACCCCATGGTTAACATTCAGGCTGATATTCCTAATTAGAACATCATTTAGCTAACCATCTTCGCATGACAATTTGTGAACCCTGCATAATGCAGTGTCTATTCTTTCAATTTTACAAGAAACCAAGTATTGCCACATCTCACTCTTTCCTTTCTCTCCCATTTTGAACTAGCCATCAAACCAATCAATATGAGAGAAACCATTACAATAAGTAAACAACAAATAAGAAAGCAAATCAAATAACAAAGAGATTAACTTTCCTAGAAATAATACCTTTATCTCAGaagaaagatagaaaccaaAACAAAGCTTCAAATTTATCATCACAAACAATAACTTATCATAGGCAATGCAACATTGCCTTTCCTCCAGAAGCAGCAAACCGAGCCTCATATTCACAAACATAGAAACACAATGCAAACAAACCCAAGCACATGATACACAAATTGGAGACAAACCAAAAAACAAGCATTCAAACCATAATCaaacaaaggaaaaaacaaaGTCACGAGATGTAAACAATAGTAACCaattttttagaaaattaaaaaaacaaaaaaacaaacacCTGCTTTTATTACCAAGTTGTGTATCTATCA is a window of Lotus japonicus ecotype B-129 chromosome 5, LjGifu_v1.2 DNA encoding:
- the LOC130720397 gene encoding E3 ubiquitin-protein ligase SINAT2-like; translation: MSKMEANINSTVTKSRVALDGKIGINSKNDVYDLLKCPVCTNLMYPPIHQCPNGHTLCSNCKISMHNCCPTCFCDLGNIRCLALEKVAESLELPCRNQSLGCHDVFPYYTMLKHEQNCRFRPYKCPYAGSECSVMGDIPTLLVHLKIDHKVDVHDGCTFNHRYVKSNPHEVENAIWMLTVFNCFERYFCLHFEAFLLGKAPVYIAFLRFLGEDNEASKFRFTLEVGANSRKLIWQGIPRSIRNSHRKVRDCQDGLIIPRHLALYFSSGDKQQLKFKITGHIWKDE